The Chryseobacterium sp. LJ668 genome segment TTTGAGAAAGGAATAAGGTATTAAAAACTAGAAAAAAGCAGAATGCAAACGTATATTTTATTAAATTCATTAATTTGAAACTTTAAAATCTTTTGCTCCGGGATATGGTTGCAAGTAGCCTGAATTCCAATTAGATTGCAGAAGCGATTCTAAAAATTCATCGGTTCTGTTTTTATGCGGATTGTATTTATCCTTCAAATCAATATCTGCCATTTTACCTTTTACATTCCACCAGAAAGCGCTCCAGCCGCCACGCATCTCTTTAATGATTTCAAAGACATTTTTACCTGTAGCACGGTTCATTAATTTAGCGAAAACCTGGCCTTCTGTCGTGGTAAGATCTCTAAGTTGCTTTTCATACTGGTCTGCGAGCATATTCTGACGGTCCTTTATATATTTTCTTTTAGCAGCAGTATCCATAACCATCATCTCTTTCTGAATATCTCTATATTGTTGTAAAGCTGTTAAAAATAGCGGGTAAACTCTGTATAACTTTTTATTGAGAAAAAAATAGTAGTTTTTATCCAGCTGATTATTAAATCTGGGTTTATTCAGCAAGACCAATTCATCCATTACCACTACCGTTTCACCATTAATTTCATAAATCTTAGCCTTCTGTCTCTCGTCGTAATAATATTTATTTCCAAACTCATCGGTCTTTAGCTGATCTTGCGGATATTGGCTCAAAGGCTTTGCAATAATAACAGAATCTCTCTGTTGCCCAAATACAGCAACACCAAAAAAGAAAAGAAAAAGAAAGGTGACTTTGTGAAATTTCATTATTTTTACACGTATTATTAACAAAACTTAATTACAAAAATCATTCCTTAAACATGAAATTCGAAAAGAAATCTTTGAAATTTTTAGAGAAATATTTAAACACTTCATCACCAACCGGATATGAACACAAGGGCCAGGAAGTTTGGATGAATTACATCACACCGTATGTTGACAAAATTGAAATTGATCATTACGGAACCTGCTATGGAATTATCAATCCGGAAGCTGAATTCAAAGTGGTTATCGAAGCTCATGCTGATGAAATCTCATGGTACGTAAATTATATTACCGATGACGGATTAATCTATGTAATCAGAAATGGAGGTTCAGATCAAACGATTGCCCCTTCAAAAGTTGTACATATACATGGTGAAAAAGGAATTATAAAAGGAGTTTTCGGCTGGCCTGCCATTCATACAAGAGGAGCAAATCAAGACGAGCCTACTCCAAAGATTGAAAATATTTTTATCGACTGCGGAGCCACAACGAAGCAGGAAGTAGAAGATTTGGGAATTTTCGTTGGTTGTATGATTACTTATCCGGATGAATTTTTCGAAATGAATGACCGTTATTTTGTATGCAGAGCTTTAGATAACAGAATCGGTGGATTTATGATTGCCGAAGTAGCAAGACTGTTAAAAGAAAATAAAAAACAGCTTCCTTTCGGTCTTTACATCACAAATTCGGTTCAGGAGGAAGTGGGATTGTATGGCGCAGATATGATCGCCGATACTATAAAACCAAATATTGCGATCGTCACCGATGTAACGCATGACACCACAACCCCGATGATCGAAAAGAAAAAAGAAGGGGATCAAAAATGTGGAAATGGCCCCGTTGTTTTCTTTGCACCAAGCGTTCATCATATCATTAGAGAATTAATTATTGATACTGCAAAAAAGAAAGAAATTCCTTATCAGCGAGCAGCAGCAAGCAGAGCCACAGGAACAGATACTGATGCGTTTGCGCACTCAAACGGCGGTGTTCCAAGTGCATTAATCTCATTACCATTGCGTTATATGCACACAACAGTTGAAATGGTATCAAAAGAAGATGTAGGAAACGTGATTCAATTGATTTATGAAACACTTCTCAACATAAAACCTGAAATGAAACTGAAATATCACTAAAGTGAATGTTTTAATTGATTTAGTAAAACGGCCAACATTTGCATCGGTTTTCGGTCTGTTTGCATCGTCAATACTTATCCTTTTAATCATCTATCAATTATTATTTAGTGATCTTAATGGTGGTGGAAGTCTAGGAATAGTGATAGAATTTATGATATTACTTTCACTAATTTTTTTAGTTGCAGTAGACAGAATAATACTATCTGTATTTAAAAATCTATTTTGGCTTTCAGTTTTTGAAGGCATCTTTATTATATCTTACCTAATCAATTATTATATAACTCACGACAACAGCTTTTCTATAAGTTAATGAAAATATAAAAAGTAAAAATGAAAACTAAGCTAATCGCTCCTTCCCTTTTATCCGCAGACTTCGGGAATCTGCAAAGAGATATTGAGATGCTGAACAATTCACAAGCTGACTGGTTACACATTGATGTTATGGACGGAAGATTTGTTCCCAACATTTCTTTTGGTTTTCCGGTCATGAAAACGATTCAGCAACATGCAAGAAAATTCGTGGATGTACATTTAATGATTGTTGAACCAGAAAAATATGTAGAAGAATTTATCGAATACGGGGCAGATCTGGTTTCAATACATTACGAAGCTTGTACGCATCTCCACAGAACGATCAATTTAATTCAAAGCAAGGGAGCAAAAGCTGGGGTTGTTTTAAATCCTTCCACCCCTGTTTTAATGCTTGAAGATATTATTGCAGATGTTGATTTGGTTTTACTAATGAGTGTAAATCCCGGATTCGGCGGTCAGAAATTCATTGAAAACACCTATAAGAAAATTGCAGAAACAAAAGATTTGATTTTAAGTAACAATTCTACTGCACTGATCGAAATAGATGGCGGCGTCAACCTTGATAATGCTTCTAAACTTTTCGAAGCAGGAGCAGATGTATTGGTTGCCGGTAATGCAGTTTTTTCGACAGAAAATCCTGAAAGAACTATAGAACTTTTAAAAATGTAATTTCACAATTATTTTTTGTAAGATCCAATAAAGCAATCTTATAATATGATTGAAAAATAAAAAAAATCCGGAAATTTTCCGGATTTTTTTTATTTTGAAAGAGTTTTCTTAGAAAATCTCTCTTCCTGAAAAATGGAATTGTGCTTCAATAAGAGCGTTCTCATCAGAATCAGATCCGTGTACCGCATTTTCTCCAATGCTTCTGGCAAACATTTTTCTGATAGTTCCTTCAGCAGCATCTGCAGGATTTGTAGAACCGATTAAAGTTCTGAAATTTTCAACTGCATTATCCTTTTCTAAAACCGCAGCAACAATTGGTCCTGAACTCATGAAATCAACTAGTTCACCATAAAATGGTCTCTCAGCATGAACTTCATAGAATTTTTTAGCATCGGCAACTGTTATCTGAGTTAATTTTAATGCTTTAATTTTAAAACCTCCTTCTGAAATTTTACCTAAAATCGCTCCGACATGTCCATCAGCAACAGCGTCTGGCTTTATCATTGTAAATGTAATGTTAGACATAAAATGTATATTTTTTAATGGCACAAAACTACGAAAAAAAACCAAATATTATTTTAATTAAATTTTAACGTTATATAACACTTATTAAGAAATTGATTGCTTCTATTTGGCATATTAATTGCAACTATAATTTCGATTCTCATGTTTAATTTGAGTTTTCATGGTTATTAGTTTTTACCCAGCCTCGGCTGGGTTTTTTATTTATAATATAAGCCAAGTAAAATTTTGTTTTATAAATAGAAAATCTAATTAAACATGTTGATGTCTAATTTTGAATAAAAACAAAAAAAATAGATTTTAGTTTTCAGAATTTTCTTCAGCCTCTTCCATTAATTTAATGTAGGTTGAATATCGGGAATGTTGAATTTCACCGGTTTCTAAAGATTCAAGTACAGCACATTTGGGTTCGTTGATGTGCATACAATTATGAAATTTGCATTCTTTTCTTTTTCTGAAAATTTCCGGAAAATAATGCTGCACTTCTTCTTTTTCAATATCAATCATTGCAAATTCTCTTACACCAGGTGTATCAATCACATTTCCGCCAAAATGCCAAAAGTGCATTTGTGCAAAAGTTGTCGTATGTTTCCCTTTGAGATGTGTATCAGAAATTTCTGATGTACGGAGATTCAAATCAGGTTGTAAGGCATTAACCAAAGTAGATTTCCCACATCCTGAATGTCCGAAAAATACTGAAGTCTGGTCTTTAATCAGATTTTGTAAATCTTCTAAGTTTAATTTTGAATAAGACGAAATTTCAAGGCTGTCATAACCAATCTCTTGGTACAAAAACTGAATATCTTTAACGATCTCAATTTCTTCTTCATTTAAAACATCTATTTTATTGAAAAGAATGAGAGGCTGGATATTGTAGGCTTCACAACATGCCAGAAAACGATCCAGGAAACCGAAAGACGTTTCGGGATGTTTAAGCGTAAAGATAAAACATGCTAAATCAATATTTGAAGCTATAATGTGCGCTTCTTTTGAAAGGTTAACCGCTTTTCTGATAAGATAATTTCTGCGTGGCTCAATCTTGGTAATCCACGCGATATCATCCTGTTCAAGCTGAAATTCAACAAAATCACCCACAGCAAGAGGATTAGTCAATCTGGTTTTGATTAATTTGAATTTACCACGAATTCTCGCCTCGAAAATTCTATCGGTTTCCATTTCCAAAACCTGATACCAGCTTCCTGTAGATTTAATGATTTTTCCTTTCATATATATGAATGCAAATATAAGAAATTAGGATTAAGCTTATGTGATTTAGTTGAAGCTGTTGCAAAGCTTCTTACTTCATGATCTTATCCCAATTTCCTACTCTTTTACCTTCTGTCGATCATGATATTATTTTGTTTTTCAATAGATTCTTCGTGTATGGCTTTGAAAACTTTTTCAATAAAATCCTGTGACATTCCTGTTTCTCTGGCTTTCTGCACAGCATATTCGGTAATCACCTTCCAGCGTTCCGGCTGAAAGATGGCAATATCGTTTTCTTTCTTCAGTTTTCCGATCTGCTCAGATATTTTCATTCTTTGAGAAAGCAATTCGATCATCTGAAAATCCAGATCAGAAATCAAAGTTCTATGTCTTCCCATTTCATTATCAAAACCCGCCAATCCGGAGTTTCTCACTTTTAAGTTTGAAATTAATTCACCTAAAACTTCAGGAGTAATTTGCTGAGAAGCATCACTCCAGGCTTCATCAGGATTGGAATGTGATTCTATAATTGCACCTTGATAACCAACATTTAAAGCTTCCTGTGTGATATCTGCCAAACCGGTTCTATTGCCGCAAATGTGTGAAGGGTCGATCAGCATTGGGATATCCGGGAACTGACTTTTAAAATCTAAAGCAATCTGCCAATTCGGATTATTCCTGTATTTTGTTTTTTGGTACGTTGAAAACCCTCGGTGAATAGCGCCTAAATTTTGAATATCCTGTCCTAAAAGTCTTTCTAATGCACCGATCCACAGTGCTAAATCAGGATTTACAGGATTCTTTACCAGCACTATTTTTTGAGTTCCTTTCAAAGCTTCAGCAATTTCCTGCACTGTAAACGGGTTGACCGTAGAGCGCGCTCCAATCCACAAAATATCAACATCTGCTTCTAAAGCTGCCGAAACGTGATGTGCATTGGCAACTTCTGTGGCAGTTTTGAAACCGTATTCCTGTTTTACTTTTTTTAACCAGTTTAAACCGATAACTCCTACTCCTTCAAAACCATTAGGCTTGGTGCGGGGTTTCCAGATTCCTGCACGAAAAATAGGAACCTGAGCACCACTATTCTTTATCCTTTTTGCTGTCTCAAGCATCTGCGCTTCACTTTCTGCACTGCAAGGTCCGGCAATCATCATTGGTTGCGGAAATTCTTTGATCCAGTCGTTTTTTAAATCTATTAAATTCATGTTGTGTATATCTAAAGGTCGCATTAATGATAAAGCTTTATAAAATTAATTTATAATTCTTATCAAAAAATGCTTTTAAAAATGTAATTAATTTAGAGAAGAAAATTATAAATTTTCTGTATTTTTTGAGAAGAAATTCGGTTATCTATACCAATAAAACCGGCAATAATTTCTGAAATTTCTATTATAAGTAGCAGAAAAACTGATATAGCTGCTAAAATAATCAGCAGATAATAACGTAGACATATATAGGAATAGTGATTTTTCCAATCGATAATAAGTTGTCTATTTTAAATATTTAATTCCTGTAAATCATTTCCAGTAAATTAAAGGGTAAAGGTATAAAAATTATGTCAAATCAAACTTCATTAAATCATCAAGATCTTTCAACAAAGGATTAATTTCAACAAATTTTTCAAATTTTTTCTTAGTGGTTAATATTTCCTGTCTGAGATTTTGAGGCTCGTGTTTAAATTCAAATACAATTGAATGGTTATTTACCTTATGTTTAAAATGATTGAAAAACTCGGTACTGATTTTATCAAATTCTAATTTTGCAGAGCCAGACGGATATTGAATCTGTATAATTTTTTCGTCGATCTTTTTTAATTTAAAAGATTTTATAGCGCTGAAAATAACCGGATCTTTTGTCCGAAGATGTAAGAGAAGAAGATTCCATTCTGACTGAACATCTGTATCTGTAAAATGATGCTCGTGCAGATCTTCATTTTTTGCAATGACGGCATCTTCAACTTTTGGAGTATCTTCATTGTTCATTAAAGAACTGATGTTGATCCCGGACGAAACTTTCGATTTTGAAAGAGGTTTTGAGGATGTTTTTATAGTAATATCCGCAGGAGGTTCTTCTGTGATCTGAGGTTTTATAAGTACTTCTTCTTTCTTTCCTTCAATAATTTTTGAAGGCAATTTTATTTCCGGTTTCTCATGCAGAAATGGAGCTGATATTATAAACTTTTTTTTTTAGCCGTATCTCCAACGTTTGTAAGTGAAGCTAACTGCATCAAAGCAATTTCTACGGTAAGCCTCGGATTTTTAGAATTTTTATAATTGATATCCGCATGATTGCAAATCTCAATTCCGTCAATTAATTGCTGAGCATTCCAATTCTTTGCCTGTTCTACAAATTTAATTTTCGTTTGCTCACCGACTTCAATTAAATCAATCGTTGAAGCATTTTGCGCCATCATCAAATCTCTAAAATGATTTCCTAAACCGGCAATAAAAATATGCGGATCAAAACCCTTTTTTACAATTTCGTTAAATGCAAAAAGAACTTCAGGAATTTTGTTTTCTTTTGTAAAATCAACGATTTTAAGATACTGATCGTAGTCCAAGATATTGAGTACTTCAGCAGCTTTTGCAAGCGTAATATTTTTTTGTGAAAACGTTGACAGTCTGTCAAAAATTGAAAGTGCATCTCTCAATGCTCCATCAGCTTTTTGTGCGATTAAATATAAAGCATCATCTTCATATTTAATATTTTCTTTTTCGGCAATCTCTTTCAGATGCTCCTGAATATCAAGAATAGTAATTCTCTTAAAATCATAAATCTGACAACGAGATAAGATGGTAGGAATAATTTTATGCTTCTCTGTTGTAGCTAAAATAAAAATGGCATGAGCCGGCGGTTCTTCCAAAGTTTTAAGAAAAGCATTGAAAGCAGCAGAAGAAAGCATGTGCACCTCGTCAATGATATACACTTTATACTGACCAACCTGAGGCGCAAAACGCACCTGATCAATCAATTCCCGAATATCATCAACAGAGTTATTGGATGCAGCATCCAATTCATAAATATTATAGGCAAATCCGTCTTCAGAAACTGAACCGTCTTTTTCGTTAATCTTCCTTGCTAAAATTCTCGCACAAGTTGTCTTACCAACCCCACGTGGACCGCAGAAAAGAAGAGCCTGTGCCAACTGATTTTCTTCGATCGCATGCTCTAAAGTATCTGTAATATGAGATTGCCCAACTACAGCATTAAACTGTTTCGGACGGTATTTTCTTGCAGATACTATAAAGTTTTCCATAGCCCAAAAGTAAGAAATATAGTTCTAATCTGAAAGTATAAATTTTCAAATCAAAACAATATCAAACTTAAATTTCCAGTAATAATTATTTCTTCTGGTACGCAAAATCTATGATATCAGTTATTGCTTTCTCAATTTTTTTTCTTCCGGCCTCAGATTTTGTATCAATTCCACAGAAAGTGCTCCCATTGTGCGCCGTGTACAGATTAAGATGATAAATTCCTGCAACAAGCAATGCGGTAATAGCTCTGTATTCTTCAGATTTTTCTCCAAAATACGGATCTGTGATATTTGTAAATAAACTTTCACCTACCTCTTCACGTTGCTCAAACAATTTTTTCAGAATAAGACGGCTTTCAGATAGTTCCCAAACAATTATTTTTTGTAGCTCTTTATTTTTTCTCAATCCTTCAAACTGATTAAGTAAAGCGATTTTAGACATTTCTTTACCACCGTCAGACAGATCGACATCCATCTTTTTTTCATCTACCCTGCTCCAATAATCCTGTGATCTTATATATTCATCGATCAACTTGTCTGTACTTCCAAAATACTCATAGATTAATTTCTTATCAAATCCTGCAACAGCAGCGATTTTACTTACCATCAATCCAGAATAACCTTTGGTTTTTAAGATCTTCCCTACTGCGTTCAGTAGTTTCTGTTTTGTTTTCTCTTTATCCCTTATCGGACCTTGTACAACTTTTCTAGGCATGGTCTATTATTTAATATTGCAAAAGCAATTTATTATTTATAATTTAAGAGCTGAAACTCTGAATTTTAATATAAAGAGAATAAAAACAGCCCTATTATTATATTAAACATCATCCTTATGTTATAGTGAATTGTATAAATTCCCACATTGAGGATAAAGATTTATAATAAATACGATATTAATATGGATTTGGATTTGGCTATAATCTAAATTTTATTCTTGCAAAAATTTATATCAAATTTCTCACAAGTATTTTTAATGATTCGTTAAACTGGTATTATTTTATAGATATGAATTAACGATTTGATAAAAAGCTCTTTAACAACAAAATCACATATATAAATTTAACATAATGTATTTATTTAATTCATTTTTTTAACAAAAACAATATTATTTGAATAAATACAAATTAAAACACTAAATTTTTATCTTTCAAATATACTTATTTTGGAATCGTTTTTGATAAAAAATAATTTATAAATAAACTTTATTTTAATAATAATAGTATATTTATACACTAAATAAAATCAAATGAATTTTGAATTGCTAAAAGATGCGGTCGCTTTGCTGGAAGAATTTGATATCATCAACAAAAAATCTTCATACCCTTCTTCTATTGAGGGATTTAAGTTGTGGATATGTGACAATGAATCTCAGAAAAAATCCGACTATGATAATGAAGCTTACTGGGAAGGCAAAGAAAATGGCAGAACCATAGAAAGTGCCATTACTACACTGATTGTTCATCTTAATCGATACGCAAAAACATATTCTAAATCTGCAATATCAGATTCTGATTTTTCTACACAGGAAGATTTCATTTACCTTATTAATCTTAAATCTTTTGGAGCTATGTCTAAAATCGATTTAATCAAAAAAAATATTCATGAAAAGCCCGTGGGAAATCTAATAATCAACAGACTTTTAAAACAAAAATGGATTGAACAAAACGACTCACTTGAGGATAAAAGGATAAAATTGATTAATATCACAGAAAAAGGTCTCGAAGTACTTGAAAATCAGATGCTAAAAATTCGTCAGGCTACAAAGATTGTTTCAGGTAATCTCAGCCAGCAAGAAAAAATGGACTTGATCAGAATTCTCAATAAATTAGACCAATTTCATCATCCGATTTACAGTAAAAATGTCAATAATAAAGATCTCATTGATACCGTTTATAAAGATTTTTTAAGTGAAAGTAATTAATATGAAGAAAATAGCGGTAATAGGATCAGGATTTTCAGGGTTGTCGGCAGCGGCTTACTCTGCCCAAAGAGGACATGAAGTTCATGTCTTCGAAAAAAACAGCAGTTTAGGAGGAAGAGCCAGAAAATTCACGACTGACAATGGTTATGTTTTTGATATGGGACCAAGCTGGTACTGGATGCCCGATATTATCGAGAATTTTTTCATCGATTTTAATCAAAAAACTTCAGATTTTTACGAGCTCATTCCATTAAATCCGCAGTTTGAAATGGTTTTTTCTGATGGAACGATGAAAATTCCACATGATTACAGTGAAATGCGACGCTTGTTTGAAGACACAGAAGCAGGTGCCGGGAGAAAGTTAGATGAGTTTATGAGTGATGCAAAATATAAATATGAAGTCGGCATGCAAGATTTTGTCAATAAACCTTGTCACTCATGGTTGGAATTTGTATCGCCAAAAATTGCTAAAAGTGCATTGAAACTGGATCTGCTTTCCAACTTTCACACTTTTGTAAGAAAATATTTTAAAAATCCTAAGCTTATCATGCTGATGGAGTTTCCCGTAATTTTTCTTGGTGCTGCTCCGAAAGATATTCCGGCATTGTACAGTTTGATGAACTATGGCGGTTACAAACTGGGGACTTGGTACCCGATGGGCGGATTTTCAAAAATCATTGATGCTATGGCAGAAGTTGCGAAAAATCAGGGTGTTCATTTTCACTTAAATTCAACAATAAATTCCATACAAATCAATCAAAATAAAGCTACGGCAATATCGGTAAATGGTGAAGATATTGAATTTGACACG includes the following:
- a CDS encoding DUF4294 domain-containing protein — its product is MKFHKVTFLFLFFFGVAVFGQQRDSVIIAKPLSQYPQDQLKTDEFGNKYYYDERQKAKIYEINGETVVVMDELVLLNKPRFNNQLDKNYYFFLNKKLYRVYPLFLTALQQYRDIQKEMMVMDTAAKRKYIKDRQNMLADQYEKQLRDLTTTEGQVFAKLMNRATGKNVFEIIKEMRGGWSAFWWNVKGKMADIDLKDKYNPHKNRTDEFLESLLQSNWNSGYLQPYPGAKDFKVSN
- the chrP gene encoding chryseobasin maturation metalloprotease ChrP, which gives rise to MKFEKKSLKFLEKYLNTSSPTGYEHKGQEVWMNYITPYVDKIEIDHYGTCYGIINPEAEFKVVIEAHADEISWYVNYITDDGLIYVIRNGGSDQTIAPSKVVHIHGEKGIIKGVFGWPAIHTRGANQDEPTPKIENIFIDCGATTKQEVEDLGIFVGCMITYPDEFFEMNDRYFVCRALDNRIGGFMIAEVARLLKENKKQLPFGLYITNSVQEEVGLYGADMIADTIKPNIAIVTDVTHDTTTPMIEKKKEGDQKCGNGPVVFFAPSVHHIIRELIIDTAKKKEIPYQRAAASRATGTDTDAFAHSNGGVPSALISLPLRYMHTTVEMVSKEDVGNVIQLIYETLLNIKPEMKLKYH
- the rpe gene encoding ribulose-phosphate 3-epimerase, yielding MKTKLIAPSLLSADFGNLQRDIEMLNNSQADWLHIDVMDGRFVPNISFGFPVMKTIQQHARKFVDVHLMIVEPEKYVEEFIEYGADLVSIHYEACTHLHRTINLIQSKGAKAGVVLNPSTPVLMLEDIIADVDLVLLMSVNPGFGGQKFIENTYKKIAETKDLILSNNSTALIEIDGGVNLDNASKLFEAGADVLVAGNAVFSTENPERTIELLKM
- a CDS encoding nucleoside-diphosphate kinase produces the protein MSNITFTMIKPDAVADGHVGAILGKISEGGFKIKALKLTQITVADAKKFYEVHAERPFYGELVDFMSSGPIVAAVLEKDNAVENFRTLIGSTNPADAAEGTIRKMFARSIGENAVHGSDSDENALIEAQFHFSGREIF
- the rsgA gene encoding ribosome small subunit-dependent GTPase A; its protein translation is MKGKIIKSTGSWYQVLEMETDRIFEARIRGKFKLIKTRLTNPLAVGDFVEFQLEQDDIAWITKIEPRRNYLIRKAVNLSKEAHIIASNIDLACFIFTLKHPETSFGFLDRFLACCEAYNIQPLILFNKIDVLNEEEIEIVKDIQFLYQEIGYDSLEISSYSKLNLEDLQNLIKDQTSVFFGHSGCGKSTLVNALQPDLNLRTSEISDTHLKGKHTTTFAQMHFWHFGGNVIDTPGVREFAMIDIEKEEVQHYFPEIFRKRKECKFHNCMHINEPKCAVLESLETGEIQHSRYSTYIKLMEEAEENSEN
- a CDS encoding chorismate mutase, whose translation is MNLIDLKNDWIKEFPQPMMIAGPCSAESEAQMLETAKRIKNSGAQVPIFRAGIWKPRTKPNGFEGVGVIGLNWLKKVKQEYGFKTATEVANAHHVSAALEADVDILWIGARSTVNPFTVQEIAEALKGTQKIVLVKNPVNPDLALWIGALERLLGQDIQNLGAIHRGFSTYQKTKYRNNPNWQIALDFKSQFPDIPMLIDPSHICGNRTGLADITQEALNVGYQGAIIESHSNPDEAWSDASQQITPEVLGELISNLKVRNSGLAGFDNEMGRHRTLISDLDFQMIELLSQRMKISEQIGKLKKENDIAIFQPERWKVITEYAVQKARETGMSQDFIEKVFKAIHEESIEKQNNIMIDRR
- the dnaX gene encoding DNA polymerase III subunit gamma/tau; this translates as MENFIVSARKYRPKQFNAVVGQSHITDTLEHAIEENQLAQALLFCGPRGVGKTTCARILARKINEKDGSVSEDGFAYNIYELDAASNNSVDDIRELIDQVRFAPQVGQYKVYIIDEVHMLSSAAFNAFLKTLEEPPAHAIFILATTEKHKIIPTILSRCQIYDFKRITILDIQEHLKEIAEKENIKYEDDALYLIAQKADGALRDALSIFDRLSTFSQKNITLAKAAEVLNILDYDQYLKIVDFTKENKIPEVLFAFNEIVKKGFDPHIFIAGLGNHFRDLMMAQNASTIDLIEVGEQTKIKFVEQAKNWNAQQLIDGIEICNHADINYKNSKNPRLTVEIALMQLASLTNVGDTAKKKSL
- a CDS encoding TetR/AcrR family transcriptional regulator — protein: MPRKVVQGPIRDKEKTKQKLLNAVGKILKTKGYSGLMVSKIAAVAGFDKKLIYEYFGSTDKLIDEYIRSQDYWSRVDEKKMDVDLSDGGKEMSKIALLNQFEGLRKNKELQKIIVWELSESRLILKKLFEQREEVGESLFTNITDPYFGEKSEEYRAITALLVAGIYHLNLYTAHNGSTFCGIDTKSEAGRKKIEKAITDIIDFAYQKK
- a CDS encoding MarR family winged helix-turn-helix transcriptional regulator, whose amino-acid sequence is MNFELLKDAVALLEEFDIINKKSSYPSSIEGFKLWICDNESQKKSDYDNEAYWEGKENGRTIESAITTLIVHLNRYAKTYSKSAISDSDFSTQEDFIYLINLKSFGAMSKIDLIKKNIHEKPVGNLIINRLLKQKWIEQNDSLEDKRIKLINITEKGLEVLENQMLKIRQATKIVSGNLSQQEKMDLIRILNKLDQFHHPIYSKNVNNKDLIDTVYKDFLSESN
- a CDS encoding phytoene desaturase family protein, which gives rise to MKKIAVIGSGFSGLSAAAYSAQRGHEVHVFEKNSSLGGRARKFTTDNGYVFDMGPSWYWMPDIIENFFIDFNQKTSDFYELIPLNPQFEMVFSDGTMKIPHDYSEMRRLFEDTEAGAGRKLDEFMSDAKYKYEVGMQDFVNKPCHSWLEFVSPKIAKSALKLDLLSNFHTFVRKYFKNPKLIMLMEFPVIFLGAAPKDIPALYSLMNYGGYKLGTWYPMGGFSKIIDAMAEVAKNQGVHFHLNSTINSIQINQNKATAISVNGEDIEFDTVIASSDYHHTENSLLPEKYRNYSEDYWKKRTFAPSCLIYYLGFKEKIPNLKHHTLFFENDLDLHTTEIYDDKKWPTKPLFYVCCPSKTDSNVAPENCENIFLLMPVATGLEDTEEVREKYFNEMIARLEKHTETTNLKSKLDYKKSYCIKDFKEDYNAYGGNAYGLANTLSQTAVLKPSLKNKKVNNLFYTGQLTVPGPGVPPSIISGKIAAHEATK